In Agrococcus jenensis, the genomic window AAGGGCATCAAGGTGTTCGCCGGCGAGGGCCGCCTCGCGTCGCCCACGACCGTGCAGGTCGGCGACGAGACGCTCACGGGCAAGAGCATCGTGCTCGCGACGGGCTCGTACCCGAAGTCGCTCCCCGGCCTCGAGATCACCGGCAACGTCATCACGAGCGAGCAGGCGCTGCAGCTCGACTGGATCCCGCAGCGCGTCGCGATCCTCGGCGGCGGCGTCATCGGCGTCGAGTTCGCGAGCGTCTGGCGCTCGTTCGGCGTCGAGGTGACGATCATCGAGGGCCTCCCCCACCTCGTGCCCAACGAGGAGGAGTCGATCTCGAAGCAGTTCGAGCGCGCCTACAAGAAGCGCGGCATCCAGTTCAAGCTCGGTGCCCGCTTCTCTGGCGTGACGCAGGACGACAGCGGCGTGCACGTGTCGCTCGAGAACGGCGAGACGATCGACGCCGACCTGCTGCTCGTGGCCGTCGGCCGCGGCCCGGTGACGGCGGACCTCGGCTACGAGGAGGTCGGCGTGCAGCTCGACCGCGGCTACGTCACGGTCGACGAGCGCCTCCAGACGTCCGTGCCGGGCGTCTACGCGGTCGGCGACATCGTCCCCGGCCTGCAGCTCGCGCACCGCGGCTACCAGCAGGGCATCTTCGCCGCCGAGCAGATCGCCGGCCTCGAGCCGCGCCCGGTCGCCGACGTCAACATCCCGAAGGTGACCTACTCGGACCCCGAGGTCGCGTCCGTGGGCTACACCGAGGCGAAGGCCAAGGAGCAGTACGGCGACGATCAGATCGAGACGTACGAGTACTCGCTCGGCGGCAACGCGAAGAGCGAGATCGTCGGCACGACCGGCTCGGTGAAGGCCGTGCGCGTGAAGGACGGCCCCGTGGTCGGCGTGCACATGATCGGCCGCCGCGTCGGCGAGCTCATCGGCGAGGCGCAGCTCATCGTGAACTGGGAGGCGTACCCCGAGGACGTCTCGCAGCTGATCCACGCCCACCCGACGCAGCACGAGGCCCTGGGCGAGACCATGCTCAAGCTCGCGGGCACGCCCCTGCACGCCATCTGATCGACAGCCACAGGAGACACGAAGCATGACTGACATCCAGCTCCCCGCACTGGGCGAGAGCGTCACCGAGGGCACGATCACCCGCTGGCTCAAGGCGGTGGGCGACGAGGTCGCCGTCGACGAGCCCATCGTCGAGGTCTCGACCGACAAGGTCGACACCGAGGTGCCGTCGCCGGTCGCCGGCACGCTCACCGAGATCCTCGCCGAGGAGGACGACACCGTCGACGTCGGCGCCGTCATCGCGCGCATCGGCGACGCGGGCGACGCTCCGGCGCAGGACGCGCCCGCCGAGGAGGCCCCGGCCGCCGAGGCCGCCACCGCCGGCACCGACAGCGAGGCCGACCAGGAGGCCGACGACGAGTCGGCCGCCGAGGCGCAGGACTCGCCGTCGCAGCAGGCCGACGCAGCGCAGGCGTCGCAGCAGCAGGCCGACCCCGTCGCGCAGGCCCAGGACACCGACCAGGCTGAGATCTCGCCGACCGAGACGCAGGAGGCGGGCACGAAGCCGTCCGGCGGCGGTGCCGAGATCACGCTCCCCGCGCTCGGCGAGAGCGTCACCGAGGGCACGATCACGCGCTGGCTCAAGGCCGTCGGCGACACCGTCGAGGTCGACGAGCCCATCGTCGAGGTCTCGACCGACAAGGTCGACACCGAGGTGCCGTCGCCGGTCGCCGGCACGATCACCGAGATCCTGGCGAACGAGGACGACACCGTGGACGTCGGCGCCGTGATCGCGCGCATCGGCGACGCCGGCAGCGAGCCGGCCCCCGCGCCGGCCGCCGACGAGCCGTCCGAGCAGGCGTCCGGTGCCCAGCCGGTCCCCGCCGAGGACGACGTGATCCCGGGCGCCGGCACCGAAGAGGTGGGCGTCGAGCAGGAGGAGATCGCCAAGGAGGCGATCGCCGAGGAGGCCCCCAAGCAGGAGGCGCCGAAGCAGGAGGCTCCGAAGCAGGAGGCGCCGAAGCAGGCGCCTGCCGCGCCCTCGCAGCCGAAGGCTCCCGCGGCCCCCGCGCCGAAGGCCGCTCCGGCAGCACCCGCGCCGTCCGCAGCTCCCTCGGCACCGACGGGCGGCTCGCCGTACGTCACGCCGATCGTGCGCAAGCTCGCGAACGAGAAGGGCGTCGACCTGGCGTCCCTCACCGGGACGGGCGTGGGCGGCCGCATCCGCAAGGAGGACGTGCTCGCCGCAGCTGAGTCCGCAGCCCAGGCTCCGGCCGCCGAGGCGGCGCCGTCGCAGGCGCCCGCCGAGGTCGAGGTCTCGCCGCTCCGCGGCACGACCGCGCCGATGTCGCGCCTCCGCAAGGTGGTCGCGAAGCGCGCGGTCGAGTCGATGCAGACGCTCGCCCAGCTCACGACGGTCGTCGAGGTCGACGTGACGAAGGTCGCGCAGCTCCGCGAGGCCAAGAAGGCGGCGTTCCAGCAGGAGACCGGCAGCAAGCTCACCTTCCTGCCGTTCTTCACGCAGGCCGCCGTGCAGGCGCTCAAGTCGCACCCGCTCATCAACTCGACGGACGACGGTGAGCAGATCACCTACCCGGCCACCGAGAACCTGGCGATGGCGGTCGACACCGAGCGCGGCCTGCTGACCCCGGTCATCCGCGACGCGAGCTCGAAGAGCATCCGCGAGCTGACGGCCGAGATCGCGGACCTCGCGCAGCGCACGCGCGACAACAAGCTGAGCCCGGACGAGCTCGCCGGCGGCACCTTCACGCTGACGAACACGGGCTCGCGCGGCGCGCTGTTCGACACCCCCGTGGTCTTCCAGCCGCAGCGCGCCATCCTCGGCGTCGGCACGGTCGTGAAGCGCCCGGTCGTCGTGTCGGTCGACGGGCAGGACTCGATCGCCATCCGCTCGATGGTGTACCTGGCCCTGTCGTACGACCACCGCATCATCGACGGTGCCGACGCGGCCCGCTACCTGGGACAGGTCAAGGCGCGCCTGGAGTCGGGCGCCTTCGAGGTCTAGCCGCTAGGGCGCCGGCCAGGCGTCACGCAGGGTCCAACCGGCCTCGGTGCTCATCACGAGCACCGAGGCCGGTGCTCGTTCCGAGACCACCCGCAGCAGCCACGCGTCGCCCAGGCGCTGCACGAGCTCGAGCCGCGCGTCGTCCGGCATGCGCCAGGGCGACGCGGCCGTGAGCTGCGGGCTGTCGGGCTCGTGGAGGCCGACGAGGCATGCGGCGTCGCCGGCGGCGAGGCAGGCCTCGCGCTCGGCGAGCAGCAGCGCCGCGCCCGCGACCGGATCGTCTGTCATCGCCTCTGGCTGCGGCTGCGGCGAGCCGGTCGGCGAAGCGGTCGGCGAGGCCGTCGGCGGGGCCTGGGCGTCGCTGCGCCCTGTCGCTCGGCTCCCCTCGTCCGCCGCGCCCGGCGCGGGCAGCAGCAGTGCGAGCGCGACCGCCGCGACGCCGCCGACCGCGACGGCCCAGAACCGCGGGCGCACGGCAGCGAGGCTCCGCGCGGCGGCACCGCTACCGGGCCGCGGCATGCGCGCCGCGACCCGCTCGAGCAGCACCGCCGCGCGCGCCCACACCGCTTCGAGCCCCTCCGCACGGATGCGTCTGCGCACCTGCGTCGTGGCGACCGCTGGGCCGACGCCCGGCTCGAGAACGAGGGGCAGCGCCGGCCAGGCCTCGAGCAGCGCGCTGGCTGCGGCCGCGAGGTCGCGGGCGTCGATCGCTCGCAGGGCGGCATCGGGCAGCGCCTCGCCGCGCGCCGCCAGCACCGCCTCGGCGAGCGAGCGCCACGCATCGGCATCCGCTGCGACCCCGGCGCTGCCCTCCCGCCAGGCGATCGACGGCCTCGTCGCCTCGACGCGCGCGCCCTCGCCGGTGAGGAGCGGCGCGCCGTCGGCGTCGAGCCGCACGTGCTGCGCACTGACGGCGCCCGCCGTCGCCCCGACCGCGTGCAGCGCGCCCAGGGCCGCCGCGATCGGCGCGAGCGCGGTCACCGCCTCGCCCGGGTCGGGTGCACCTCTATCGCGCAGCCAGTCGGCCAGGTCGTGCGGCAGCAGCGGCCGCACGACGACCACCCCCGCGTCCGTGGCGACGTCGAGGATCGGCACGAGGTGCGGATGATCGGCGAGGAGCAGCGCCTCGACCTCGCGGGCGAGGAGCGCCTCCTCCCCCGGCATGCTGCGGTGCAGCTCGACGCCCGAGCCCGACGCGTCGGCCGCCACCCACACCTCGCGCTCGCCGGTGCGTCGCAGCAGGCGCACGAGCGGATGGCCGGCGATCGTCGGCCCGTCCTCCCTGTCGGCTCCCCCGTCCGCTGCGGCCGCGTCGTCCGCCGAGGCCGCCTCGTCCGCCGCAGCCGTCTCGTCCACCTGGTCCACGCCCCGGACCCTGCCAGGGCAGGCCGCATCCGCGTGGGGGTCCGGTCGCTGCCTGTGGAGAGCGAGGCACCCGCGCGCCGGTATCCTGTCGTCATGGCACGCGACAGCGAGAAGGAGCCCGGCAGGCTCAAGACGATGTGGTCCATCTTCGAGATGACCCGCAGGAACGACCGGCTCGCGCTGCCGCTGCTGCTGGCGGCGTTCTTCGGCCCCATCGTGATCATCACGGTGCTCGCGATCGTCTTCCGCCAGGACACGCTCTTCCTGATCCTCTGGATCATCAGCGGCGTGCTCATCGGCCTGATGCTCATGATGATGACGCTCACGTGGCGTGCCGAGAAGATCGCGTTCGCGCAGATCGAGGGCCGCCCCGGCGCGGTCGGCGCCGTGCTGAAGAACGGCCTGCGCGGCAACTGGACGACGAGCGAGATGCCCGTGGGCGTCAACCCGCGCACGCAGGACGCCGTCTACCGCGCTGTCGGCAAGCCCGGCGTCGTGCTCATCGCCGAGGGCCCGCGCGAGCGACTGTCGCGCCTGCTCGGCGAGGAGAAGCGCAAGGTCAAGCGCATCGTGCCGAACGTGCCGATCCACGTCATCGAGATCGGCCCCGACTCCGAGCTCGAGCTGCGCAAGCTCACGCGCGCCATGCGGCGCCTCAAGCGCACGCTCAGCCGGGCAGAGGTGATGGCCGTCGCGAACCGCCTCACCTCCCTCGGCCAGGCGAGCCTGCCCATCCCGAGGGGCATCGATCCCCGCCGTGTGCGGCCCGGTCGCCCCCGCTGACGTAACACCGCCGAAACATCGGCGTCACGGGCGGGCAACGGCTCCTGCGTAGCGTCGATGCCAAGGCATCCGCCCCACCCCCAAAGTCAAGGAGCACCATGTTCAAGGATTCGTCCGAGGTCCTCGCCTACATCAAGGCAGAGGAGGTGCGCTTCCTCGACATCCGCTTCACGGACCTGCCGGGTGTGCAGCAGCACTTCAACATCCCCGCGTCCACGGTCGACGAGGAGTTCTTCACCGTCGGCCAGCTGTTCGACGGCTCGTCGATCCGCGGCTTCGCGAACATCCACGAGTCCGACATGCAGCTCATCCCGGATGTGACGACGGCCTACGTCGACCCCTTCCGCGAGCACAAGACGCTCGTCATGATCTTCGACATCTACAACCCGCGCACCGGTGAGATCTACCACCGCGACCCGCGGCAGGTCGCGCACAAGGCCGAGCAGTACCTGGCCTCGACCGGGATCGCCGACACCGCGTTCTTCGCCCCCGAGGCGGAGTTCTACGTCTTCGACGACGTGCGCTACTCGGTCACGCAGAACCAGTCGTTCCACTCGGTCGACTCCGAGGAGGGCGCCTGGAACTCGGGTCGCGTCGAGGAGGGCGGCAACCTGGGCAACAAGACGCCCTACAAGGGCGGCTACTTCCCCGTCTCGCCGGTCGACAAGCAGGCCGACCTCCGCGACGACATCGTCCTGAAGCTCGAGGGCATCGGCCTGCAGGTCGAGCGCAGCCACCACGAGGTGGGCACCGGCGGCCAGGCCGAGATCAACTACCGCTTCAACACGATGGTCAAGGCGGCCGACGAGATCCTCGCCTTCAAGTACATCGTGAAGAACACGGCCGAGCAGTGGGGCAAGACGGCCACGTTCATGCCGAAGCCGCTCTTCGGCGACAACGGCTCGGGCATGCACACGCACCAGTCGCTGTGGCTCGACGGCAAGCCGCTCTTCTTCGACGAGAACGGCTACGGCAACCTCTCCGACCTCGCTCGCTGGTACATCGGCGGCCTGCTCGCGCACGCCCCCGCGGTGCTCGCGTTCACGAACCCGTCGATCAACTCGTACCGCCGCCTCGTGAAGGGCTTCGAGGCGCCGGTCAACCTGGTCTACTCGGCCGGCAACCGCTCGGCGGCCGTCCGCATCCCGATCACGGGCTCGAACCCCAAGGCGAAGCGCATCGAGTTCCGCGCTCCCGACGGCGCCTCGAACCCGTACCTCGCCTTCGCTGCGCAGATGATGGCCGGCCTCGACGGCATCAAGAACCGCATCGAGCCGCACGAGCCCGTCGACAAGGACCTCTACGAGCTGCCTCCTGAGGAGGCCAAGGACATCCCCCAGGTGCCCGGCACGCTCGAGGAGGCGCTCGTCGCGCTGGAGCAGGACCACGAGTTCCTGCTCGAGGGCAACGTGTTCACGAAGGACCTCATCGACACCTGGGTCGCGATGAAGCGCGAGTCCGAGATCCTGCCGATGGCGCTCCGTCCGCACCCGTTCGAGTTCGAGCTCTACTACGGGGTCTGACGCTTCTAGACTGCTGGGCCGGGTTCCTTGGGGGGACCCGGCCCAGCTTCATGTCGCGGTCCGCCCGGAGTCCGCAAGGATCTCCGCGTGCGCATCCAGCACACCCGCGGCGCGATGAGCCGCGACGCGTAGCAGCGCCGCAGATCGTGGATGCGGAACCGCGCGCGCAACCCGTTGACCGTCTCGGGCGTGCACGGCGTCACCCTGCACGACGGTCCACTTGTGTGCCGCTGGCCCCGTCGCGAGCGCTCACGCCGGACGACACTCAGAGACATGACGAGTCAGCCGGCACACATCGCGACGGCGTCCGGCACCCTCTGGGGGCTGTCCGGTGTCGTTGCGTTCTCGTTCACCGTCATCTTCACGCGTATCGCGGTGGACGAGCTCGATCCGCTCTTCGTCGGTGCTGCTCGCGCAGTCGTCGCGGCGGCGATCGCTGGCGCCGTGCTCGTCGCCACCCGTCAGCGCCTCCCGAGCGGAGCGCAGTGGGCACGGTTGGCGATCGTCGCCGGTGGCGTGGTCGTCGGGTTCCCGCTGCTCACCTCCTACGCGCTCACCACCGCGCCCGCGAGCCATGGCGCGATCGTCATCGCGCTGCTGCCTGCCGCGACCGCCATCGCGGCGGTCCTGCGCCTTCGCGAACGGCCGGGAGTCGTGTTCTGGATCGCCGCCGCCGTCGGCGCGGTCGCGGCTGCCGTCTTCGCCTCGCTCGGCAACGGGGGCTTCGGGACCATCCGACCGTCGGACGTGCTCCTGCTCGCAGCGGTGGCAGCCGCGGCGATCGGCTATGCCGAGGGCGGCGTGCTCTCGCGCGAGCTCGGTGCTTGGCAGACCATCTCCTGGGCGCTCGTCGTCGTGTCGCCGTTGACGATCTGCCTCACCGCCGCTTCCGCGACGATCGATCCTCCCCACGCGGGCGCATCCAGCTGGCTCGCGCTCGCGTACCTCGCGATCGTGAGCATGTTCCTGGGCTTCATCGCCTGGTACCGCGGGCTCGCGATCGGGCCCATGACGCAGGTGAGCCAGCTCCAGCTCGTGCAGCCCGTCCTGACGCTCGCTTGGGCCGCGGTCATCCTCGGCGAGCCACTGAGCCTGCCGACAGTCCTGGGCGGGGTGACCGTGATCGCCTGCGCCGCCGTGGCAGTGCGCGCACGCCAGCGCCCGCTGCGCGCGCAGGTCGCGGGCGCTGGCCGGGATGGCAGGCCTCTGCGGCACACGCGGTCGGGACGGCCGGTCGCCGCCCGCGAGTGATCGCCGGCTCGCGTGCTCGTCGAGCGCGAGCACGCCGTCGTGCGCATGCTCGAGCGAGCCCCGCTCTCCGATGAGGCGTCGCACGCCGAGATCGGGGTCCGGCGCGATCGTGCCGCTGACGTCGTTCGCTCTTGAGGTGCTGTTCACCTGTGCGCGCCGCGTTCTGGAACGGCGTTGTGGCACGATGTGGCGGTGACGACGAACATCGACCGCGAAGAGGTCATCGTGCAGGTCAGCGGGAAGCTGGAGGCTTCGCACCCGGATTGGGACGCGGCGGAGATCGAGCGGGTGGCGCGCGAGGAGCTGGCGGCGATCGCGGACAGCCCCGTGCAGGACTTCCTGCTCGTGCTGACCGAGCGGGCGACGAGGAAGCGGCTGAAGACGCGCGTCGACGAGCGCCGAGCCTAGCCGCGGCGGCGCCTGAGGAGTCGCGCCTCGAGGATCGCTTCGATCTCAGCGAAGCGTGCGGCGTGAGGTCTGGCCCCGGGGTCTGTTCGGGGCGACGCAGGAAGACGTCCGAGCTCTGCAAGCAGCTCGCGGAGCCGCTCGTGGAGTCGATCCCCTGGGATGGTGCCGGGCCGCCCGTTGACGCTCATGCTGCGAACGTAGCGCGAGAAGAGCGTCTCGGAGCGGACAGCCACCGAACGGTGCGTGAACATCCGTGGTCGAGACCGCAGGGGGACTCGTCCCGGCCTCGCTTGTCACTGGAGCTGGACGCATGTGCGCTCGATCGGTCTGAGCGCCTCGCCGGTCGCGAGGGGGCCTCGGCGCCCCACTCAGCCCGGTCGAACTCGCGGCCCCGGTCGAACTCGCGGCCCCGGTCGCCCGAGAGGGCTCAGACCGCGACGGCGTTGCCGCAGATGCCGCAGACCTCGTACTCGCGGCGGCCCCAGCGGGCGAGCGGGATGAAGAAGAGCGTTAACTGCTTCGATTCGCGCGTGCGGCCCCAGACCGTGGTGTTGTGGCAGCGCATGCACGTGCGGGTCTCGCCGGGGCCGAGGTCCTGCTGCTTGGCGCCGAAGCCGAAGATGAAGAACATCGGGCCAGCGTAGGTGGGCTGGCTGGGAGGTAGGTCGCCTCGATGCGCGCCGTCGGTGCTGCTCCACGGTTGTCAGGCAGGGCGTCTCGATACGCGCCTTCGGTGCTACTCGACGGGCAGGTGGGAACTACTCGACGAGCAGGGGGTCAGTCCTCGTAGAAGCGGCGCTCGAAGACGCGGCGGGCGCGCCGGGTCGCGGCGAGGTAGTGCTCCTCCAGGTCGCGAGCCGAGCCCGACGGCATCCCGACGAGCCGCGCGACCGCCTCGAGCTCGCCGCGGTCGACCGGCAGGAGGTCGATCGTGCGCGCACGAGCGAGCGCGAGCCCGTTGCGGATGCGGGTGGCGAGCTGCCACGCCTCCCGCAGCACCTCGACATCGCGGTCCGAGAGCAGCTCCTCGCGGGCGGCGGCGGCGAGCGCCTCGAGCGTCGACGGCGTCCTGAGGCTCGGCAGGCGTCCCGCGTGGCGCAGCTGCAGCAGCTGCACGAGCCACTCGACGTCGCTGAGCGCGCCGTCGCCGAGCTTCAGGTGGCGCCTGCGATCCGCGTTCTGCGGCAGCCGCTCGGCCTCGACGCGCGCCTTGATGCGACGCACCTCGCGCACCGACGACGCGGGGAAGTCGCGCGGGTACCGGCGCTCGTCGATGACCGCCATGAGCTCGGCCGCGAGCCCCTCGTCGCCCGCGAACGGCCGCGCGCGCAGCAGCGCCTGCGCCTCCCACGGCTCCGACCAGCGCTCGTAGTAGGCGCGGTAGCTCTCGACGGTCCGCACGAGCGGTCCCTGCCTGCCCTCGGGCCGCAGCCCAGCATCCAGCTCGAACGGCAGCGTCGGGTCGGCGAGCGTCTCCTGCACGCGGCGGATGACGGCGGTCGCCGCCGCGATCGCGTCGCCCTCGCCGCGCGCCACGTGCAGCACGTCGATGTCGCTCCCGAAGCCGATCTCGCGACCGCCCGTGCGGCCCATCGTGATCGTCGCGAGCTCGAGCCCCTCAGGCCGGTGGAGCCGGATCGCCGCGTCGACGAGCGCCGCCGCCATGCCGCTCAGCGCGGCGCCGACGGCACTCTCGTCGATGCGCTGCAGCGCGCTCGCCATCGCGATGCGCAGGTGCTCGCGGCGGCGCAGCGAGCGCAGCGCCTGCCGCACAGCATCCGGGTCCTGGTGCCGCGCGAGCACGGCCGCCGTCTCGTCGCGCAGCGCGGCCTCGCTGCGGGGGCGCAGCTGCTCGTCGCTGTCGAGCCACGAGGCGGCCTCGGGGATGCGCTCCATGAGCGAGGCGATGAGGCGCGACGACGAGAGCAGGTGGCTGAGGCGCTGCGCCGCGACGGGTGAGTCGCGCAGCATCCGCAGGAACCAGGGGCTCTCCCCCAGCGCCTCGCTCAGCCGCCGGAAGGCGAGCAGCCCCATGTCGGGATCGGCGCCCTCGGCGAACCAGCCGAGCAGGACGGGCAGGAGGAGGCGCTGGATCTGCGCGCGACGGCTGACGCCCGCGGTGAGCTCGCCGATGTGCGCGAGCGCGCCCTTGCCGTCGACGTAACCGGAGGCCTGCAGGCGCCGCATGGCGTGCTCGGGGCTCAGCCGCACGTCCTCGTGGCCGAGCGACGCCATCGCGCCGAGCAGCGGCCGGTAGAAGAGCCGCTCGTGCAGCGAGCGCACCGCGCGGCGCGTGGCCTGCCACTGCCGCTCGAGCACGTCGGCGTCGGCGAGCCGCGCGGCCCGCGCGAGCCGGCGCAGGTCGTCCTCGCCGAGCGGCATGAGGTGCGTGCGGCGCATGCGCCAGAACTGGATGCGGTGCTCGAGCACGCGCAGGAACCGGTAGTGGGCGCCGAACTCGAGCCGGTCCGCGCGGCCGATCGTGCCTCGCGCGGCGAGGGCGTCGAGCGCCTCGAGCGTGCCGCGCTGGCGGAGCGACGCGTCGTCGGCGCCGTGCACGAGCTGCAGCAGCTGCACCGTGAACTCCACGTCGCGCAGGCCGCCGGGCCCGAGCTTCAGCTGCCGTCCCACCTCGTCGGCCGGGATGTGCTCGGTGACGCGCTCGCGCATCCGCTGCACCGACTCCACGAAGCCCTCGCGGCTCGACGACTCCCACACCTTCGACCGCACCGACGCCTCGTAAGCCGCGCCGAGCGCCTCGTCGCCGGCGAGGAACCGCGCCTTGAGCAGCGCCTGGAACTCCCACGACTTCGCCCACCGGTCGTAGTAGGCGACGTGGGATGCGAGCGTGCGCGTGAGCGCGCCGTCCTTGCCCTCCGGCCGCAGGTTGCTGTCGACCTCCCACAGCGGCGGCGCAGCCTGGAACTGCGAGCACGCGGCGGCCGTCTCGCGCGCGAGCAGCGTCGCGACCTGCGTGGCGCGCGGATCCTCGAGGTCGTCGGCCTCGTGCACCCAGATGACGTCGACGTCGCTGATGTAGTTGAGCTCGCGCGCGCCCGCCTTGCCCATGCCGATGATCGCGAGCCGCACCCTGTCGGCGTCCGCGCCGAAGCGCTCCCGCGCCGCCGAGCGCGCGATCGCGAGGCCGGCCTCGAGGGCGGCCGCGGCGAGGTCGGCGAGCGCCGCGGAGACCACGTGCACGAAGTCGGCGGGGTCGTCGAGGCGGAGGTCCCAGGCGACGAGCTCGGTGAGGTGGCGCCGGTAGCGGCCGCGCATCGCCGAGACGGCGCGGTCGCGCGGCATCGTCGTGGCGCCGTCCTCGGCCGCGACGGCCTCGAGCATGCTCGCGCGGTAGGTCGCGGCATCGGCGGGCGCCGCGGGCCGCGCGGCGACGTCGAGGTCCTCGGCATGCCGCTCGAGGTGCTCCCCGATCCCGAGCGAGCCGCCGAGCACGCGCACGAGCGACGCGCGCGCCTCGGCGTCGTCGAGCACGTCGCCCAGGTCGATGCCGGCGCGCTCGAGCCGCACGAGCATCTGCAGCGCCGTGTCGGGATCGGCGGAGCGCGCGCACTCGTCGACGAGCCCGTGCAGCGCCTCCGGCAGCTCCGCCAGGCACGCCTCCGCGTTGCTCGGCTCCCGGAAGCCGAGCTGGGCGAGCCGCACCCGGGGAGACGGGACGCGCATGGGCTACAGCGTGAGCAGGTTCGACTCGAGCTCGACGCGCGTCACCTGCGCGCGGTAGCGCTGCCAGTCCTCGCGCTTGTTGCGGACGAAGTACGAGAACACCTGCTCGCCGAGCGTCTCGGCGACGAGCTCCGACTCCTCCATCGCGCCGATGGCGCGGTCGAGGCTCGCGGGCAGCGGCTTGAAGCCGAGCGCCTTGCGCTCCTTGTCGGAGAGCTGCCAGATGTCGTCGACCGCCTCGTCGGGCAGCTCGTAGCCCTCCTCGATGCCCTTGAGGCCCGCGGCGAGCAGCACCGAGAACGCGAGGTAGGGGTTCGCCGCCGAGTCGAGGCCCCGGTACTCGATGCGGGCCGACTGCGCCTTGTTGGGCTTCGAGAGCGGCACGCGCACGAGCGCGGAGCGGTTGTTGTGGCCCCAGCTGACGAAGCTGGGCGCCTCGTCGCCGGACCACATGCGCTTGTAGGAGTTGACGTACTGGTTCGTCACGGCCGTGAACTCGGGCGCGTGGTGCAGCAGCCCCGCCATGAACTGGCGGCCGATCTTCGACAGCCGGTACTGCCCGGATGCGTCGTAGAACGCGTTGCGCTCGCCCTCGAAGAGCGAGAGGTGCGTGTGCATGCCGCTGCCGGGGTGGCCCTCGAACGGCTTCGGCATGAAGGTGGCGTAGACGCCCTCGGACTGGGCGACCTCCTTCACCACCGTGCGGAAGGTCATGATGTTGTCGGCCGTCGAGAGCGCATCCGCGTACCGCAGGTCGATCTCGTTCTGGCCCGGTCCCGCCTCGTGGTGGCTGAACTCGACCGAGATGCCGATGTCCTCGAGCATGCGCACGCTCGCGCGGCGGAAGTCGTGCGCGGTGCCGCCGGGCACGTTGTCGAAGTAGCCCGCGTGGTCGACCGGCTCGGGGTTGGCGACGTCGGCCGACTTGAGCAGGTAGAACTCGCACTCGGGATGCGTGTAGAAGCTGAAGCCGCGGTCGGCCGCCTTCGCGAGCGTGCGCTTGAGCACGTGCCGCGGGTCGGCGGCGGCGGGCTGGCCGTCCGGGGTGGAGATGTCGCAGAACATGCGGGCGGTCGGGTCGACCTCGCCGCGCCACGG contains:
- a CDS encoding bifunctional [glutamine synthetase] adenylyltransferase/[glutamine synthetase]-adenylyl-L-tyrosine phosphorylase, producing the protein MRVPSPRVRLAQLGFREPSNAEACLAELPEALHGLVDECARSADPDTALQMLVRLERAGIDLGDVLDDAEARASLVRVLGGSLGIGEHLERHAEDLDVAARPAAPADAATYRASMLEAVAAEDGATTMPRDRAVSAMRGRYRRHLTELVAWDLRLDDPADFVHVVSAALADLAAAALEAGLAIARSAARERFGADADRVRLAIIGMGKAGARELNYISDVDVIWVHEADDLEDPRATQVATLLARETAAACSQFQAAPPLWEVDSNLRPEGKDGALTRTLASHVAYYDRWAKSWEFQALLKARFLAGDEALGAAYEASVRSKVWESSSREGFVESVQRMRERVTEHIPADEVGRQLKLGPGGLRDVEFTVQLLQLVHGADDASLRQRGTLEALDALAARGTIGRADRLEFGAHYRFLRVLEHRIQFWRMRRTHLMPLGEDDLRRLARAARLADADVLERQWQATRRAVRSLHERLFYRPLLGAMASLGHEDVRLSPEHAMRRLQASGYVDGKGALAHIGELTAGVSRRAQIQRLLLPVLLGWFAEGADPDMGLLAFRRLSEALGESPWFLRMLRDSPVAAQRLSHLLSSSRLIASLMERIPEAASWLDSDEQLRPRSEAALRDETAAVLARHQDPDAVRQALRSLRRREHLRIAMASALQRIDESAVGAALSGMAAALVDAAIRLHRPEGLELATITMGRTGGREIGFGSDIDVLHVARGEGDAIAAATAVIRRVQETLADPTLPFELDAGLRPEGRQGPLVRTVESYRAYYERWSEPWEAQALLRARPFAGDEGLAAELMAVIDERRYPRDFPASSVREVRRIKARVEAERLPQNADRRRHLKLGDGALSDVEWLVQLLQLRHAGRLPSLRTPSTLEALAAAAREELLSDRDVEVLREAWQLATRIRNGLALARARTIDLLPVDRGELEAVARLVGMPSGSARDLEEHYLAATRRARRVFERRFYED
- a CDS encoding glutamine synthetase family protein, giving the protein MDKQRDFVLRTIEERGVKFVRLWFTDVLGTLKSVAIAPAEVEGAFTEGLGIDGSSIEGLSRSSEADVIAKADPSTFQILPWRGEVDPTARMFCDISTPDGQPAAADPRHVLKRTLAKAADRGFSFYTHPECEFYLLKSADVANPEPVDHAGYFDNVPGGTAHDFRRASVRMLEDIGISVEFSHHEAGPGQNEIDLRYADALSTADNIMTFRTVVKEVAQSEGVYATFMPKPFEGHPGSGMHTHLSLFEGERNAFYDASGQYRLSKIGRQFMAGLLHHAPEFTAVTNQYVNSYKRMWSGDEAPSFVSWGHNNRSALVRVPLSKPNKAQSARIEYRGLDSAANPYLAFSVLLAAGLKGIEEGYELPDEAVDDIWQLSDKERKALGFKPLPASLDRAIGAMEESELVAETLGEQVFSYFVRNKREDWQRYRAQVTRVELESNLLTL